The DNA segment CCTCTGATGTGAGTTTTGATTTATCTAAGCAGTATTTAGATGTGGTATTGAAAAAATTAGCGGCGAATGATTTGCAATTTGATGGTTCTGCCCAAGTGAGTCTTGCATCTAGTATTCCTAAGATAGTATTTGATATTCACAGTCCTGAAATTAATGTTGATAACTTACTGAAACAGATGGAAGGTGACGCTAAATCCGCTGCGGGAAATACAACGTCTTCTGAATCGGGGAAAGCGGCGGCGACTACTGCTAAAGCGACCACTGAGATAGAGCCGGATTTGAGTGCTACTAAGGATTTAGACGTAACAGGTAAGGTCACCATTGATAAATTGACGGCAAGCAATGCCAAAATGCAAAACGTACAGACCCAATTTAAAGTTAATCGTGGTGTGATTGATTTGCAGAAATTTGCCGCTAATTTGTACCAAGGTTCTGTACTGGCGAATGCAAAAATTGATGCCCGCCAGACAACGCCAACATATAGCGTCCATAAAGAAATTAAAGGTGTACAAGTTCAACCTATGCTTACCGATGTTGCGCAATTGGATTTTATCGCGGGCACAGGAAACATCACCGCTGACCTGAATGGTAAAAGCTTGATTGTGGATAAAGCCAAGCAAAATCTTGCTGGTGTTGTGAAAATCAATTTTGCTGATGGGGCGTTATATGGTGTGAACGTGGCGCATGAAGTTCGCTCGGTTCAAGCAATATTTAAAGGGCAAAAAGCCGCGGCAGATACGACTAAGAAAACCGATTTTAGTGCATTGACGGCAACACTGAATTTATCCAAAGGGGTGATGAAAACCGACAACCTTGCGGTTAAATCTCCACTATTACGTGTCTTAGGAAACGGACAAGCTAACTATGTGAATGAAACGGTCGATTTCTTAGTGAAAGCGTCGATTGTAGGGACTTTAAAAGGTCAAGAAGGTAAAGAAACCGAAGAACTTAAAAATATTACCTTACCAATTCGCATTAAAGGGAGCTGGGCTGAACCTAAAATTGTACCTGACTTCAACGCAGCGTTAGATGATCAAACTAAGCAAAAAGTACAGGCAGAAGTAGATCGAGCTAAAGAAAAAGCGCAAAAAGAAGTCGATAGAGGATTAGACAAATTGCTTGGTGATGATGATTCCAAAGAAAAGGATGATGTCAAAAAAGCCGCTGGTGATTTGTTAAATAACCTATTCAAAAAATAGTTAACGGTTAACTCGGATTAAGCAGCTTGAGGTGAGGACCTTAAGCTGCTTTTTTATGGGGCAATGATTACCAATCAATCCCTTTACGCGCTTTTAAACCGGCCTCAAAGCCGTGTTTAACGTTGCGTACTTCTGAAACGGTATCAGCCATTTCTAACAAAGTGCGATGCGCTGCACGGCCTGTGATGATGACAGACTGTTCAGAGGGGCGGTTTTCTAGTGTTTGAACAATCTCTTCAAGCTCAATATAGCCATAGGTGACCATGTAGGTCAGTTCATCAAGCAGAATCACATCAATTGAATCATCACTTAATAGTGTTTTGCATTGTTGCCATACTTTCTGCGCAGCAAGGGTATCTTTTTGCTTATCTTGAGTTTCCCATGTAAAGCCGGTTGCCATAACATGAAAGGTCACGCCTAATTTTTCCAGTAGATTCTTTTCACCATTATCCCAAGTTCCTTTGATAAATTGAGCGACAGCGCATGTCTGTCCGTGCCCAAGCGCTCGGGTAATCATACCAAAGCCTGATGTGGTTTTTCCCTTACCATTGCCGGTGATCACAAGTAAAAGGCCACGTTCTTCCTGTGCTGCATCGATACGTTGATCAACCTGCTGTTTTAGTTTCTGCTGGCGTTGCTGGTGCTTATCCTGTTTTTGTTCTGACATCATTCTTCCTGATTGAAAGTGGGAATAAAAAAAGCGCCCATCATCATAAGTGATCATGGGCGCGATTTAAAAGCAGTGATCTCAAAGCAGTGATTAGTCTGACAATAAATCAGTCACGACTTTATAGCTTGGATCTTCTTTAACATTAATTTCAACCAAGCTACCCGCCTTATGCAGAAGAGTACGACAATCTTGGCTTAAGTGGCGTAGATGCAGGGTCTTACCTAGTTTCGAGTAACGGTCAGCAACGGTTTCTATTGCTTCAATGGCAGAATGGTCCACCACTCGAGATTGAGCAAAGTCTATGATGACATCTTGCGGATCATCAAAAGCGTTGAATAATTCAGTAAAGTTAGTCGCTGAACCAAAAAAGATTGGACCATTGATTTGATAAACCTTAGATCCTTCTTCATTGATGCTTGTGATTGCATTGATGTGTTTTGCATGTTGCCACGCAAACATCAGCGCAGAAGCGACGACACCGACACCTACCGCAACGGCTAAGTCAGTTAATACAGTTACAACCGTTACCAAAATAATTACGAAAAAGTCTTGTTTTGGTACGCGGCGAGCGAGTTTGAAGGTTGCCCACTCAAATGTACCAATAACGACCATAAACATCACGC comes from the Vibrio gangliei genome and includes:
- a CDS encoding AsmA family protein encodes the protein MKKVLLFLSVPIAAIVIAILALVLFVNPNQFKPLIIEQAKAQTGFDLVIDGDISWSFFPHLGFSIGQTQVLNPSKDFKQQQVVKFDEAALDVSVLPLLESQLNIGNVTLSGADIFIQKLKDGRSNLDIVKKSAEQQAAQDSEQLAQTENGEPVTPAAESRWKVNLAGITVNNAKLVMLDDSVGSNLTLSDVNFSLSEFSFDEWSNAEFNITGQNNQQHFSAAGKTEFKVSQDLADYQLRNTDVQAKFKDPSTDIQNATLKLDTFQFDTANNMAVTVKGKVADMNLDIKQSATLAVNKAITLVKLNNMTVSGKVDGKALPLNPLNIEMASDVSFDLSKQYLDVVLKKLAANDLQFDGSAQVSLASSIPKIVFDIHSPEINVDNLLKQMEGDAKSAAGNTTSSESGKAAATTAKATTEIEPDLSATKDLDVTGKVTIDKLTASNAKMQNVQTQFKVNRGVIDLQKFAANLYQGSVLANAKIDARQTTPTYSVHKEIKGVQVQPMLTDVAQLDFIAGTGNITADLNGKSLIVDKAKQNLAGVVKINFADGALYGVNVAHEVRSVQAIFKGQKAAADTTKKTDFSALTATLNLSKGVMKTDNLAVKSPLLRVLGNGQANYVNETVDFLVKASIVGTLKGQEGKETEELKNITLPIRIKGSWAEPKIVPDFNAALDDQTKQKVQAEVDRAKEKAQKEVDRGLDKLLGDDDSKEKDDVKKAAGDLLNNLFKK
- the cobO gene encoding cob(I)yrinic acid a,c-diamide adenosyltransferase; the protein is MMSEQKQDKHQQRQQKLKQQVDQRIDAAQEERGLLLVITGNGKGKTTSGFGMITRALGHGQTCAVAQFIKGTWDNGEKNLLEKLGVTFHVMATGFTWETQDKQKDTLAAQKVWQQCKTLLSDDSIDVILLDELTYMVTYGYIELEEIVQTLENRPSEQSVIITGRAAHRTLLEMADTVSEVRNVKHGFEAGLKARKGIDW